A region from the uncultured Macellibacteroides sp. genome encodes:
- a CDS encoding TldD/PmbA family protein, whose product MISNEHKRLAQWAMEYALKNGCQASRVSLYTGFSSSIEVRDMKIDKLQQASENGLVINIFVDGRYGSFSTNRLNKVELERFIKGGIDSTRFLAEDKFRTLPNASLYYKGGGAPLSLIDPAFDSIQPDDKVALAMKVCDEIYGKDSRIISANGSYGDEKSFKYMVASNGFEGENSNSSFTLVGNVSIKGDGEARPESYWYDSSIYFDVLQKDGIGTKSIERVLRKLGQQKIASGKYAMVVDNMNSSRLLSPVIGALYGSAIQQKNSFLLDKQDKLILGKNITIKDEPHLVKAEGARYFDSEGVATTPRAIFDKGVLNTYFIDTYISNKMQLSPTISSPSILTMENGTKDVDGLVSSLDKGILVTGFNGGNCNSTTGDFSYGIEGFLIENGKTTQPISEMNVTGNMITLWNNLEEAGNDIRKSSSWRIPSLLFNDIDFSGL is encoded by the coding sequence ATGATATCGAACGAACATAAAAGACTTGCACAATGGGCGATGGAGTATGCCCTTAAAAACGGATGTCAGGCTTCACGCGTAAGCTTATATACAGGATTTAGCAGCTCCATTGAAGTACGTGACATGAAAATCGACAAGCTGCAGCAAGCTTCCGAGAACGGTTTGGTAATTAACATATTTGTCGACGGAAGATATGGCTCTTTCTCAACCAACAGACTTAATAAGGTAGAGTTGGAAAGATTCATCAAAGGAGGGATAGATTCGACCCGCTTTCTTGCTGAAGATAAATTCCGTACCTTGCCGAATGCGTCTCTTTATTACAAAGGTGGTGGTGCACCATTATCATTAATTGATCCTGCATTCGATTCTATTCAGCCTGATGATAAGGTTGCTTTAGCAATGAAGGTATGCGATGAAATATACGGAAAGGATAGCAGAATTATCTCTGCCAACGGTTCCTATGGAGATGAAAAGAGTTTTAAATATATGGTTGCCAGTAATGGTTTCGAAGGAGAAAACTCCAACTCTTCATTTACGCTGGTAGGCAATGTTAGTATTAAAGGTGATGGTGAGGCACGTCCGGAATCCTATTGGTACGACTCGTCTATTTATTTTGACGTACTTCAGAAAGACGGAATCGGTACAAAGTCTATAGAACGGGTACTTCGCAAATTGGGACAACAAAAAATAGCATCCGGAAAATATGCCATGGTTGTCGACAATATGAATTCATCCCGTTTGCTATCTCCTGTTATCGGAGCGCTTTACGGCTCAGCAATTCAGCAAAAGAATTCTTTTCTTCTTGACAAACAAGACAAACTTATACTGGGTAAGAACATTACGATAAAAGACGAACCCCATCTTGTAAAAGCGGAAGGAGCAAGATACTTCGATAGCGAAGGCGTTGCAACTACACCCCGTGCAATTTTTGATAAGGGTGTTTTAAATACATATTTTATCGACACCTACATTTCAAACAAAATGCAATTGAGCCCAACCATCAGCTCTCCGTCTATTCTTACCATGGAAAACGGTACAAAAGATGTGGATGGATTGGTGTCTTCACTCGACAAAGGAATACTGGTTACAGGTTTTAACGGCGGTAATTGCAACAGTACCACCGGCGATTTCTCGTATGGAATAGAAGGTTTCCTAATTGAAAACGGCAAAACCACTCAACCTATTTCTGAGATGAATGTAACCGGAAATATGATTACGTTATGGAATAATCTTGAAGAAGCCGGAAATGATATTCGTAAATCATCTTCCTGGAGAATACCTTCTTTACTATTTAATGATATAGATTTTAGCGGCTTATAA
- a CDS encoding MarC family protein, translating into MDLFFSFKEVFSAFVVLFAVIDILGAIPIIISLEQKDQTFEAGKAAMISFIILVAFLFVGQALLSLFQVDISSFAVAGGLVLFVLAVEMIFNIEIFKNDSPGGTATIVPLVFPLIAGAASFTTLLSLRAEYNLLNIIIAVALNMIVVYIVLKKVYVVEKFFGKSGIYVMRKFFGIILLAIAVRLITANLTSLIGSL; encoded by the coding sequence ATGGACTTGTTTTTCAGTTTTAAAGAAGTATTCAGTGCCTTTGTTGTACTATTTGCAGTGATTGATATTTTGGGAGCCATTCCCATTATTATTAGTCTGGAACAGAAAGACCAGACCTTCGAGGCAGGAAAGGCTGCCATGATCTCTTTCATCATTTTAGTGGCTTTTTTATTTGTAGGACAAGCGCTTCTATCCTTGTTTCAAGTGGATATCTCTTCTTTTGCCGTAGCTGGAGGACTCGTACTCTTCGTTTTGGCTGTAGAAATGATTTTTAATATTGAAATATTCAAAAACGATAGTCCGGGAGGAACTGCAACGATTGTCCCGCTAGTATTTCCTTTGATTGCAGGTGCTGCATCTTTTACTACACTTCTCTCGTTGCGTGCCGAATACAACTTGCTCAACATAATCATTGCTGTAGCATTAAATATGATTGTTGTATACATTGTTCTTAAAAAAGTGTATGTAGTTGAGAAGTTCTTTGGAAAAAGCGGTATTTACGTGATGCGTAAGTTCTTCGGAATTATTTTACTTGCTATTGCAGTAAGACTTATTACAGCTAACCTCACTTCATTGATTGGTAGTCTTTAA
- a CDS encoding O-acetylhomoserine aminocarboxypropyltransferase/cysteine synthase translates to MEINNARFETLQVHAGQVVDQTTHSRAVPIYQTSSYVFEDAKDGADLFGLKKFGNIYTRLMNPTTDVFEKRIAALEGGASALATSSGQSAQFIALNNILEAGDNFVSTSHLYGGTYNQFKNQFKRLGVEARFTTNDSPEAFEALIDESTKAIYLETIGNPDLNIPDFEAIAAVAAKHDIPLIVDNTFGAGGFLFKPLDHGATVVVESATKWIGGHGTSLGGVIVDSGRFNWGNGKFPAFTEPSDSYHGLVFWDVFGDKGPFGNIAFTLRARVEGLRDWGNTISPFNSFLLIQGLETLSLRVERHVSNALELALWLESLPEVEYVNYPGLISSPYHELAKKYFKNGFGGVLSFKIKGGAEKADKLINGLKLISHLANVGDAKTLIIHPAATTHEQLTEEAKIASGAIPGLLRISVGIEHIEDIKADIKGAISTL, encoded by the coding sequence ATGGAAATTAATAATGCAAGATTTGAGACTTTACAAGTACATGCCGGCCAAGTGGTAGATCAGACAACACATTCAAGGGCAGTGCCAATTTATCAGACATCATCTTATGTGTTTGAAGATGCAAAAGATGGAGCAGACCTTTTTGGACTGAAGAAATTCGGGAATATCTATACCCGTTTGATGAATCCCACGACGGATGTGTTTGAAAAGCGCATTGCTGCTCTTGAAGGCGGTGCCTCAGCTTTGGCTACATCTTCAGGTCAGTCGGCACAATTCATTGCATTGAATAATATTCTGGAAGCAGGCGATAATTTTGTCTCTACTTCTCATTTGTATGGAGGAACTTATAATCAGTTTAAAAATCAATTCAAGCGCTTGGGTGTTGAAGCTCGTTTTACAACCAACGACTCTCCTGAAGCGTTTGAAGCTTTAATCGATGAAAGTACTAAAGCCATTTATTTGGAAACTATTGGAAACCCTGACTTGAATATTCCGGACTTTGAAGCTATTGCTGCCGTGGCCGCAAAACATGATATTCCATTGATTGTTGACAATACTTTCGGAGCAGGAGGATTCCTTTTTAAACCTCTTGATCATGGAGCAACTGTTGTTGTGGAGAGTGCAACTAAATGGATTGGCGGCCACGGTACATCATTGGGTGGTGTTATAGTGGACAGCGGACGATTTAACTGGGGAAACGGAAAATTCCCAGCCTTTACTGAACCTTCAGACAGCTATCACGGATTGGTTTTCTGGGATGTGTTCGGAGATAAGGGCCCGTTTGGAAATATTGCCTTTACTTTACGCGCACGGGTTGAAGGTCTGCGTGACTGGGGGAATACCATTAGTCCTTTTAATTCCTTTCTGCTTATTCAAGGTCTCGAAACGCTTTCGTTGCGTGTGGAACGCCATGTGTCCAATGCACTCGAACTAGCTCTATGGCTTGAATCGCTTCCAGAAGTGGAATATGTGAACTACCCAGGCCTGATAAGTAGTCCTTATCATGAGCTAGCAAAGAAATACTTTAAAAATGGATTTGGCGGTGTGTTATCCTTTAAGATAAAAGGAGGTGCGGAGAAAGCAGATAAGTTGATTAACGGACTAAAGCTGATAAGTCATCTTGCGAATGTGGGTGATGCGAAGACATTGATTATTCATCCGGCAGCAACAACTCACGAACAACTTACTGAAGAGGCTAAAATAGCCTCGGGTGCTATTCCCGGATTGTTGCGTATCTCTGTAGGTATTGAACATATCGAAGATATTAAAGCTGATATAAAAGGAGCCATTTCAACATTATAA